The following proteins come from a genomic window of Deltaproteobacteria bacterium:
- a CDS encoding DMT family protein gives MTTVFLLVFSNVFMTFAWYGHLKYGEKWPLWQAILLSWLIALIEYCLAVPANRLGYGQFSGFQLKIIQEIVTLLVFLGFAITFLREKFAWNYALAFVFLAIAAFFAFAFNSSPVIAPERLSAESEER, from the coding sequence ATGACTACCGTATTTCTTCTGGTTTTTTCTAACGTGTTTATGACATTTGCCTGGTATGGGCACTTAAAGTACGGAGAAAAGTGGCCACTTTGGCAGGCAATTTTGCTTTCCTGGCTAATCGCTTTAATCGAATACTGTTTGGCCGTCCCCGCAAATCGCCTCGGTTATGGGCAGTTTTCCGGTTTCCAGCTTAAGATAATTCAAGAGATCGTTACCTTGTTAGTTTTTTTAGGTTTTGCCATAACCTTTCTAAGAGAAAAATTTGCTTGGAACTACGCCCTGGCATTTGTCTTTCTTGCCATCGCCGCTTTTTTTGCCTTCGCCTTTAATTCTTCCCCGGTTATTGCACCAGAACGCCTTTCAGCGGAAAGCGAAGAACGGTAA
- a CDS encoding NAD(P)H-binding protein, with product GVTVRTLTNSPKRKNPFGEKIEAFPYNFDKPDALARSLEGTEVLCNTYWVRFNHKSFTHVDAVANTLKLFNAAKQAGVKRVVHISITNPSLDSKLEYFRGKAKLEDALKATGISYAILRPAVLFGHEDILINNIAWALRRLPVFGIFGDGQYRLQPIYVEDLAELAVKQGDTKENVIIDAIGPETFTYRELVSLIASAIGKRRLVISVPPALGYVASKVIGSLVGDVFVTRDEISGLMENMLCVSSKPAGKTKLSEWIKSNAAVLGQKYASELARRKDRTTAYSET from the coding sequence GCGGAGTAACGGTTAGAACTTTGACGAATTCACCGAAGCGTAAAAATCCTTTTGGTGAAAAAATTGAGGCGTTTCCTTATAACTTCGATAAGCCCGATGCACTGGCTCGGTCGCTAGAAGGCACTGAGGTTTTATGCAATACTTACTGGGTGCGATTTAACCATAAATCATTTACTCACGTAGATGCCGTAGCAAATACTTTAAAACTATTTAATGCGGCAAAGCAGGCTGGTGTTAAGCGCGTTGTGCATATTAGCATCACTAATCCTTCGCTAGATTCCAAATTGGAATATTTTAGGGGAAAGGCCAAGCTCGAAGATGCCCTAAAGGCTACGGGCATTTCCTATGCCATTTTGCGACCGGCTGTCCTTTTTGGGCACGAAGATATTCTCATAAACAACATTGCCTGGGCGCTTAGACGCCTTCCCGTTTTTGGCATCTTTGGCGATGGCCAATACCGCCTGCAGCCCATTTATGTTGAAGATTTGGCAGAGCTTGCCGTTAAACAGGGTGATACAAAGGAAAACGTAATAATCGATGCAATTGGCCCAGAGACATTTACTTATCGCGAACTCGTAAGCCTTATTGCTAGTGCAATAGGGAAGCGACGACTGGTTATTTCGGTTCCACCCGCTCTGGGATATGTTGCCAGTAAGGTTATCGGAAGCTTGGTGGGCGATGTGTTTGTTACCCGAGACGAAATTTCGGGGCTTATGGAAAATATGCTCTGTGTTTCCTCAAAGCCAGCTGGTAAAACTAAATTGAGCGAGTGGATAAAGAGCAATGCAGCAGTGCTCGGACAAAAATATGCAAGCGAGCTCGCTCGGCGAAAAGATCGCACCACTGCATATTCTGAGACTTAA